Proteins encoded in a region of the Rothia mucilaginosa genome:
- a CDS encoding putative quinol monooxygenase, which yields MIGVYAGVSVKPEHVEEFLKTIEPLVTASRQDEGNVSYDFGAVSDTDFAFIERWESQELLEKHMGAEHFQKAVAAWEPLLSSELDVRIVNFR from the coding sequence ATGATTGGTGTTTACGCCGGAGTATCCGTCAAGCCCGAGCACGTCGAAGAATTCCTCAAGACCATCGAACCGCTCGTGACCGCAAGCCGCCAGGACGAAGGCAACGTCAGCTACGACTTCGGTGCCGTCTCCGACACCGACTTCGCATTCATCGAGCGTTGGGAATCCCAGGAACTACTCGAAAAGCACATGGGCGCCGAGCACTTCCAGAAGGCTGTCGCCGCATGGGAGCCGCTGCTCTCCTCCGAGCTGGACGTTCGCATCGTCAACTTCCGCTAA
- a CDS encoding 2-oxoglutarate dehydrogenase: MITLPARAQRAFTRRALTALACIGALALSSCSAQPHADDSETAPMKVATSSAAVDAKTLFKSADGSWKPNTVQISAGLDAPATFDAVATPTDEPSTDAEYEAAYASASGSANIIDAGTRCGVTSLLGGSAGIYVYDGSDCAKAQEAVRLFNSRKNQDGSASVEWYQCATKVQGRDYITGACFTQGGSVEKPRLALIPAQTRMLSGTLTFAEAYGGGTFGQGDSAKTVEALRFTSPDSKVACSVTPSGVDCQALVGVTLEGWDAASGKAQQRVHMVQGQAPAVSLVGQTATPEPVNTEGITALPAGQVVTAYGYTCKSVNSGKVHCVSATNGFTLDSVEVGVERR; the protein is encoded by the coding sequence ATGATTACCCTGCCCGCACGCGCACAGCGTGCCTTTACTCGTCGTGCCCTGACGGCTCTTGCCTGCATTGGCGCGCTCGCTTTGAGCTCTTGCTCTGCTCAGCCGCATGCTGATGATTCTGAAACCGCCCCGATGAAGGTCGCGACTTCCTCGGCGGCCGTTGATGCGAAGACCCTGTTTAAATCGGCGGACGGCTCCTGGAAGCCGAATACTGTGCAGATTTCTGCCGGTCTGGATGCGCCGGCAACTTTTGATGCTGTAGCAACCCCGACCGATGAGCCGAGCACGGACGCTGAGTACGAGGCGGCATACGCTTCCGCGAGCGGCTCCGCGAACATTATTGATGCGGGTACCCGCTGCGGTGTGACGAGTCTGCTGGGTGGTTCTGCCGGTATTTACGTGTATGACGGTTCGGATTGTGCGAAGGCTCAGGAGGCGGTGCGTCTCTTCAACAGCCGCAAGAACCAGGATGGTTCGGCGAGTGTTGAGTGGTATCAGTGCGCCACGAAGGTGCAGGGCCGCGACTACATTACGGGTGCCTGCTTCACGCAGGGTGGTAGCGTTGAGAAGCCTCGCCTGGCGTTGATTCCGGCGCAGACCCGCATGCTGTCGGGTACGCTGACTTTCGCTGAAGCGTACGGCGGCGGTACTTTCGGTCAGGGCGATTCGGCGAAGACTGTTGAGGCGCTGCGTTTCACCAGCCCGGACTCTAAGGTCGCGTGCTCGGTGACCCCGTCGGGTGTGGATTGCCAGGCGCTGGTGGGTGTGACCCTGGAGGGTTGGGATGCCGCCTCCGGTAAGGCGCAGCAGCGCGTGCACATGGTGCAGGGTCAGGCTCCTGCGGTGAGCCTGGTCGGTCAGACCGCCACCCCGGAGCCGGTGAATACCGAGGGTATTACTGCGCTGCCTGCCGGTCAGGTGGTGACTGCGTACGGTTACACCTGCAAGTCGGTAAATAGCGGTAAGGTGCATTGCGTGAGCGCGACGAATGGTTTCACGCTTGATTCGGTGGAGGTTGGCGTAGAACGCCGATAA